The proteins below are encoded in one region of Streptomyces sp. NBC_00490:
- a CDS encoding phage baseplate protein yields the protein MSRRTLLRTGTGIVAAASGGFSLLTAQTAHAVVDPSQHFVFEGDGDDPVVRKTLHQPYWAMQSFAFDHVHGHIYFVQTKPGSSTGDLWVSRTDFSGNVLGSMALHSFDHGSSIGIQPDTSGSPYIWLAGDYRSLSSGTAPNSHTICRIKYQDGGLLDYHTSAGIMEFKIGLSDFLDCPRPSIDPYTNMLLLRYMGTTSPWRLALFHLSDVMARGINDNTKPQAKRALPTNAQLGLSESDLFQGVTSYGQYAYLSYGGAPATPSDPARPSYLVRLDMNQTGGQYNEKFLTTAGSSLPGREPQGMAIWRSSSGPRLAFGFSSKIAVNPDEFQATVFYKSDLAG from the coding sequence ATGAGCCGTCGCACTCTCCTTCGGACCGGGACCGGAATAGTCGCCGCCGCGAGCGGCGGCTTTTCGTTGTTGACGGCACAGACGGCGCACGCGGTGGTAGACCCTTCGCAGCACTTCGTCTTCGAAGGGGACGGCGACGATCCCGTCGTACGAAAGACCCTCCACCAGCCCTACTGGGCGATGCAGTCCTTCGCCTTCGACCATGTCCACGGGCACATCTACTTCGTGCAGACCAAGCCCGGAAGCAGCACCGGCGACCTCTGGGTGAGCAGGACCGACTTCAGCGGCAACGTACTGGGCTCCATGGCTCTGCACTCGTTCGACCACGGCTCCTCGATCGGCATCCAGCCGGATACGTCCGGCTCTCCCTACATCTGGCTCGCCGGCGACTACCGGAGCCTGAGCTCCGGCACAGCCCCCAACAGCCACACGATCTGCCGCATCAAGTACCAGGACGGCGGGCTGCTCGACTACCACACCAGTGCCGGCATCATGGAATTCAAGATCGGCCTCTCCGATTTCCTGGACTGCCCGCGACCGTCGATCGACCCCTACACGAACATGCTGCTTCTGCGGTACATGGGGACGACAAGTCCGTGGCGCCTCGCGCTGTTCCACCTCTCCGACGTCATGGCGCGAGGCATCAACGACAACACCAAGCCCCAGGCCAAGCGCGCCTTGCCGACCAATGCCCAACTGGGTCTCAGCGAGTCCGACCTCTTCCAGGGCGTGACCTCGTACGGCCAGTACGCTTACCTCTCCTACGGTGGTGCACCCGCGACGCCCTCGGACCCGGCCAGGCCGTCCTATCTGGTCCGTCTCGACATGAACCAGACCGGCGGGCAGTACAACGAGAAGTTCCTGACGACCGCGGGCAGCTCACTGCCCGGGCGCGAACCTCAGGGAATGGCGATCTGGCGGTCCTCCAGCGGCCCGCGCCTCGCGTTCGGGTTCTCCAGCAAGATTGCCGTCAACCCTGACGAGTTCCAGGCGACCGTCTTCTACAAGAGCGACCTCGCCGGGTGA
- a CDS encoding RICIN domain-containing protein, with protein MRPLRALCGTAALALTLSVLSPGQAAAAVPTASVYLQNYATGLNAADSGGTVVAHNPKGTEDHQQWTPVPVSGGYRLRNADESDSCLGRNGTSAVTTACGADGTTWTITTAADSTYTVSVPGTSQYLTTSSSDSAAVQLGSSGDLARWYLTPTAYATTPASADTRTLDQVTFLTSHNAFANGADGNFASFPVNLFPNQSYGISRQLNDGVRGFMLDAYTVSGQAVLCHNSCDGVSSPVPLATDLKRMVDFLKANPGQVVTVFLEDYASSDVLKSSLASVNGLYDVLYRPDQEGVATKGWPTMADLAARGKQLLIFSDRTRASDSANGWSTRDTFGVMYQREWTVENYWSMGGGIGTSDWSCYSRWGTGRPLTTDSSAFHPLFVMNHFRDYTIAATATTDNGKLLNRAQNFCTPAARKKPTYLAVDRYELGSPTPLSTVGTLNTYILTPGQ; from the coding sequence ATGCGCCCCCTGCGCGCCCTGTGCGGCACCGCCGCGCTCGCCCTCACCCTGTCCGTGCTGTCCCCTGGTCAGGCCGCGGCAGCCGTCCCCACCGCCTCGGTCTACCTCCAGAACTACGCGACCGGTCTGAACGCGGCCGACAGCGGCGGTACCGTCGTCGCGCACAATCCCAAGGGGACCGAGGACCACCAGCAATGGACCCCGGTCCCGGTCAGCGGCGGCTACCGGCTGCGCAACGCCGACGAGTCCGACAGCTGCCTCGGCCGCAACGGCACCTCAGCGGTGACGACGGCCTGCGGTGCGGACGGCACCACCTGGACGATCACCACGGCCGCGGACAGTACGTACACCGTCTCCGTCCCCGGCACCTCGCAGTACCTCACCACGTCGTCCTCCGACTCGGCCGCCGTACAGCTCGGATCGTCGGGCGACCTGGCCCGCTGGTACCTGACCCCGACCGCCTACGCCACCACGCCGGCGTCGGCTGACACCCGCACCCTGGACCAGGTCACCTTCCTGACCTCGCACAACGCCTTCGCCAACGGCGCCGACGGCAACTTCGCCTCGTTCCCGGTCAACCTGTTCCCCAACCAGAGCTACGGCATCAGTCGGCAACTGAACGACGGCGTACGCGGCTTCATGCTGGACGCCTACACCGTCTCGGGTCAGGCCGTGCTGTGCCACAACAGTTGCGACGGCGTCAGCAGCCCCGTACCACTCGCCACCGATCTCAAGCGCATGGTCGACTTCCTCAAGGCGAACCCGGGCCAGGTCGTCACCGTGTTCCTGGAGGACTACGCCTCCTCCGACGTACTGAAGTCCTCGCTCGCCTCCGTCAACGGGCTGTACGACGTGCTGTACCGGCCCGACCAGGAGGGCGTGGCCACCAAGGGCTGGCCCACCATGGCCGATCTGGCCGCCCGCGGCAAGCAGTTGCTGATCTTCAGCGACCGCACCCGCGCGAGCGACAGCGCGAACGGCTGGTCCACCCGGGACACCTTCGGAGTGATGTACCAGCGTGAATGGACCGTGGAGAACTACTGGTCCATGGGCGGCGGGATCGGCACCTCCGACTGGTCCTGCTACAGCCGCTGGGGTACCGGCAGACCACTGACCACCGACTCGTCCGCCTTCCATCCCCTGTTTGTCATGAACCACTTCCGCGACTACACCATCGCCGCCACCGCCACGACCGACAACGGCAAGCTCCTCAACCGCGCCCAGAACTTCTGCACACCCGCCGCCCGCAAGAAGCCCACCTACCTGGCCGTGGACCGCTACGAGCTGGGCTCCCCCACTCCGCTCAGCACGGTCGGCACCCTCAACACCTACATCCTCACACCAGGCCAGTGA
- a CDS encoding glycoside hydrolase family 9 protein, with protein MHVFTSLRHHSRPLAVALLTSSLVLGSLLTAPTAAAATNAVRVNQVGYLPDGPKRATVVTTSTQSLTWQLRNASGTVVSSGSTTPRGADAPSGQSVEVADFSSYQGTGSGYVLTVDGSNSDPFDIRANLYDGLRSDAMAFFYHQRSGIAIDASLAGSAYAHPAGHLGVAPNKGDTSVPCQSGVCDYTQDVRGGWYDAGDHGKYVVNGGISAWLVVNSFERAKRAGKDAALGDSTLRVPERGNGTPDVLDEARWELDFLMRMQVPVGKPYAGMAFHKIHDANWTAIPTRPEQDAQQRELHRPSTAATLNLAASAAQCARVFRPYDAAYADRCLAAARRAWTAAQANPAMYAPDSDSTGGGAYGDARVTDEFYWAAAELYATTGESAYRDAVTSSSWHTSADAFTSYGFGWADTAALGRLTLATVPNGLPASDLARIRTSVTSAADGHLSRMAAQGYAVPVPADGYFWGSNGEVAGNAIVMAVAGELTGNGRYRAGALEAMDYLLGRNAIGQSYVTGYGEKDSRNQHHRFWAHQSDASLPNPPAGSLAGGPNDDLQDPVAQEKLAGCAPAACYVDDIGSYSTNEVAVNWNAPLAWLAAYAAERTSTGGEQPAAACAVTYKVENAWSDGFTATVTVKNSGQSAVDGWQLTWSYPGSQRVTSAWNATVTQSGTAVVARNVDWNRAIAPGATASFGVQGSLSGTNPSPAAFALNASPCD; from the coding sequence ATGCATGTCTTCACCTCGTTACGTCACCACAGCAGGCCCCTCGCGGTCGCCCTGCTGACGAGCTCACTCGTCCTGGGTAGCCTGCTGACCGCCCCCACCGCCGCCGCGGCGACCAACGCCGTGCGCGTCAACCAGGTCGGCTACCTGCCCGACGGCCCCAAGCGCGCCACTGTCGTGACGACGTCCACGCAGTCGCTCACCTGGCAGCTGCGCAACGCCTCCGGAACCGTGGTCTCGTCCGGTTCCACGACTCCGCGCGGCGCCGACGCGCCCTCCGGCCAGTCCGTCGAGGTGGCCGACTTCTCCTCGTACCAGGGCACGGGCTCGGGCTACGTCCTGACGGTGGACGGCAGCAACAGCGACCCGTTCGACATCCGCGCGAACCTCTACGACGGGCTGCGCTCCGACGCGATGGCGTTCTTCTACCACCAGCGCAGCGGCATCGCCATCGACGCCTCTCTGGCGGGCTCCGCCTATGCCCACCCGGCCGGACACCTCGGCGTCGCACCCAACAAGGGCGACACCTCCGTCCCCTGCCAGTCCGGGGTCTGCGACTACACCCAGGACGTCAGAGGCGGCTGGTACGACGCCGGCGATCACGGCAAGTACGTGGTCAACGGCGGCATTTCCGCCTGGCTGGTCGTCAACTCCTTCGAGCGGGCCAAGCGTGCGGGCAAGGACGCCGCCCTGGGCGACTCGACGCTGCGCGTGCCCGAGCGCGGCAACGGCACCCCGGACGTCCTGGACGAGGCACGCTGGGAGCTGGACTTCCTGATGCGGATGCAGGTACCCGTGGGCAAGCCGTACGCGGGCATGGCCTTCCACAAGATCCACGACGCCAACTGGACCGCCATCCCGACCCGCCCGGAGCAGGACGCCCAACAGCGCGAGCTGCACCGCCCGTCCACCGCGGCGACCCTCAACCTCGCGGCGAGCGCCGCCCAGTGCGCCCGGGTCTTCCGCCCGTACGACGCGGCCTACGCCGACCGCTGTCTGGCGGCCGCCCGCCGGGCCTGGACGGCGGCCCAGGCCAACCCCGCGATGTACGCGCCGGATTCCGACAGCACCGGCGGCGGGGCCTACGGCGACGCCCGGGTCACGGACGAGTTCTACTGGGCGGCCGCCGAGCTGTACGCGACGACCGGCGAGAGCGCCTACCGGGACGCCGTGACGTCCTCGTCCTGGCACACCTCCGCCGACGCCTTCACTTCGTACGGCTTCGGCTGGGCCGACACGGCGGCCCTGGGCCGGCTCACCCTGGCCACGGTCCCCAACGGACTGCCCGCCTCCGACCTGGCGCGCATCCGCACCTCGGTGACGTCGGCCGCCGACGGGCATCTGTCCAGGATGGCCGCGCAAGGCTACGCCGTGCCCGTCCCGGCGGACGGATATTTCTGGGGCTCCAACGGCGAGGTCGCCGGCAACGCGATCGTCATGGCCGTCGCCGGGGAGCTGACCGGCAACGGGCGCTACCGCGCCGGCGCGTTGGAGGCGATGGACTACCTGCTCGGCCGTAACGCCATCGGCCAGTCCTATGTCACCGGCTACGGCGAGAAGGACTCCCGCAACCAGCACCACCGCTTCTGGGCGCACCAGTCGGACGCCTCGCTGCCCAACCCTCCGGCGGGTTCACTCGCGGGTGGTCCCAACGACGACCTCCAGGACCCGGTGGCGCAGGAGAAGCTGGCCGGTTGCGCGCCCGCCGCTTGCTATGTCGACGACATCGGCTCGTACTCCACCAATGAAGTGGCCGTCAACTGGAACGCTCCGCTGGCCTGGCTCGCCGCCTACGCCGCCGAGCGGACGTCCACCGGCGGTGAGCAGCCTGCCGCGGCCTGCGCGGTGACGTACAAGGTGGAGAACGCCTGGAGCGACGGCTTCACGGCGACCGTGACCGTCAAGAACTCGGGCCAATCCGCCGTCGACGGATGGCAGTTGACCTGGAGCTACCCGGGCAGCCAGCGTGTGACCAGCGCCTGGAACGCGACCGTCACCCAGAGCGGGACCGCCGTCGTGGCCCGCAACGTCGACTGGAACCGAGCGATCGCACCGGGCGCGACAGCGAGTTTCGGTGTCCAAGGATCCCTCAGCGGGACGAACCCCTCCCCCGCCGCCTTCGCCCTGAACGCGAGCCCCTGCGACTGA
- the secD gene encoding protein translocase subunit SecD: protein MTRALRIRGLLALAAVALSLFVALTVPVHLGLDLRGGTQIVLETRPPAAADADSEATDRTLEVLRGRIDALGVAEPTLARSGDNRIIVELPGVQDPATAADVLGRTAQLTFHQVLGAAADAGDKDQPQPERHRRQVLPDESGRLLRLEAAAMTGKDVEEAAARFDQQGGAGWQVTVDFQGSGDDGWARLTGQAACHPAGDPSRRVAIVLDDKIISSPQVEPSVGCGSGIRGGSTQITGSFSADEAKALALLISGGALPVPVETVEQRTVGPTLGAQAITASAWAAAVGTALTALFITAVYRLMGALATVALACYGLISYAALAALGATLTLPGLAGFVLAIGMAVDANVLVFERAREEYASHNRPSPRSALTAGFRGAFSAIADSNITTLIAAGLLFFLASGPVRGFGVTLGIGVLVSMFSALVITRALADHTASRPWLRRRPHLTGIAHPGTVRDRLTRTAPQLMRHPRRWLAASAAALVLAGSGIAVRGLDFGVEFTGGRLIEYTTATPVDPDRARDALADAGFPRAVVQSSGDHRLTVRTDQLTNAQAATVTETIGTLTDADTLRDEAIGPSLGKELRQGALIALAVALGAQLLYLAARFRWLFGASAVAALAHDVVILTGVFAWLGKPVDGVFLAALLTVIGYSVNDSVVVFDRIRDLRRRDRKAPFAAVADRALVQTLPRTINTGMGAAFILTALAVLGGDSLTDFALALLIGVAVGTYSSMFTATPLAIELHKRA from the coding sequence TTGACCCGCGCCCTGCGCATACGAGGGCTGCTCGCCCTCGCCGCTGTCGCCCTGTCGCTGTTCGTCGCTCTCACCGTGCCCGTCCACCTCGGACTCGATCTGCGCGGAGGTACGCAGATCGTCCTGGAAACCCGCCCGCCCGCCGCCGCTGACGCCGACAGCGAGGCCACCGACCGCACCCTGGAGGTGCTGCGCGGGCGTATCGACGCGCTCGGCGTCGCCGAACCCACACTCGCGCGTTCCGGCGACAACCGGATCATCGTCGAACTGCCCGGCGTACAGGACCCGGCCACGGCCGCGGACGTGCTCGGCCGGACCGCTCAGCTCACCTTCCACCAAGTCCTCGGCGCGGCCGCCGACGCCGGCGACAAGGACCAGCCGCAGCCCGAGCGGCACCGCCGGCAGGTGCTGCCCGACGAGTCCGGCCGCCTCCTGCGCCTCGAGGCCGCCGCCATGACCGGCAAGGACGTCGAAGAAGCCGCTGCCCGCTTCGATCAGCAGGGCGGCGCCGGCTGGCAGGTCACCGTCGACTTCCAGGGGTCCGGCGATGACGGATGGGCCCGCCTGACCGGCCAGGCCGCCTGCCACCCCGCGGGGGATCCGTCCCGAAGGGTCGCCATCGTCCTGGACGACAAGATCATTTCTTCGCCGCAGGTGGAACCCTCGGTCGGCTGCGGCTCGGGCATCCGCGGCGGCTCCACCCAGATCACCGGATCCTTCAGCGCCGACGAGGCCAAGGCACTGGCCCTGCTCATCAGCGGCGGAGCTCTGCCCGTACCCGTCGAGACGGTCGAGCAGCGCACCGTCGGCCCCACCCTGGGCGCGCAGGCCATCACCGCCAGCGCCTGGGCCGCCGCCGTCGGCACCGCGCTGACCGCCCTGTTCATCACCGCGGTCTACCGGCTCATGGGAGCCCTGGCCACCGTGGCGCTGGCCTGCTACGGCCTGATCTCCTACGCCGCCCTGGCAGCCCTCGGAGCCACCCTCACCCTTCCGGGCCTCGCGGGGTTCGTCCTGGCCATCGGCATGGCCGTCGATGCCAACGTCCTCGTCTTCGAACGCGCCCGCGAAGAGTACGCCTCCCACAACCGACCCAGCCCGCGCTCCGCGCTGACCGCCGGTTTCCGGGGCGCCTTCAGCGCGATCGCCGACTCCAACATCACCACCCTGATCGCCGCGGGCCTGCTGTTCTTCCTCGCTTCCGGACCCGTACGCGGCTTCGGCGTCACCCTGGGCATCGGCGTCCTCGTCTCCATGTTCAGCGCCCTGGTGATCACTCGCGCCCTCGCCGACCACACCGCCTCCCGGCCCTGGCTCCGACGCCGCCCCCATCTGACGGGCATCGCCCACCCCGGGACCGTCCGTGACCGCCTCACGCGCACCGCCCCCCAGCTGATGCGCCACCCGCGCCGGTGGCTGGCCGCCTCCGCCGCGGCCCTGGTCCTGGCCGGCTCCGGGATCGCCGTGCGGGGACTGGACTTCGGAGTCGAATTCACCGGAGGCCGCCTCATCGAGTACACCACCGCCACCCCCGTCGACCCGGACCGCGCCCGCGACGCACTCGCCGACGCCGGGTTCCCCCGCGCCGTCGTCCAGAGCTCGGGCGACCACCGACTCACCGTCCGCACCGACCAGTTGACGAACGCCCAAGCGGCCACCGTCACCGAGACCATCGGCACCCTGACCGACGCCGACACACTCCGCGACGAGGCCATCGGCCCCAGCCTCGGCAAAGAACTGCGCCAAGGCGCCCTCATCGCTCTCGCCGTCGCCCTCGGCGCCCAACTCCTGTACCTCGCGGCTCGTTTCCGCTGGCTGTTCGGCGCCTCCGCGGTCGCCGCCCTCGCCCACGACGTCGTCATCCTCACCGGCGTCTTCGCCTGGCTCGGAAAACCCGTCGACGGTGTCTTCCTCGCCGCGCTGCTCACCGTGATCGGATACTCGGTCAACGACTCCGTCGTCGTCTTCGACCGCATCAGGGACCTGCGCCGACGTGACCGCAAGGCGCCCTTCGCGGCGGTCGCCGATCGCGCCCTGGTGCAGACCCTGCCGCGCACGATCAACACCGGGATGGGCGCCGCCTTCATCCTGACCGCCCTGGCCGTTCTCGGCGGCGACTCCCTCACCGACTTCGCCCTCGCCCTGCTCATCGGCGTCGCCGTGGGCACCTACTCCTCCATGTTCACGGCCACACCCCTCGCCATCGAACTCCACAAACGCGCCTAG
- a CDS encoding hemerythrin domain-containing protein — translation MTTSHGRLTAFGNQLIEVHLWLREELAALRQDVDSYLSGDTRVRELRTHCLTFCSALDRHHNGENDFAFTEIAGHFPELSPVLEELRRDHRLVDDSLQRLERLVGALDRESDPTEFRRELDSLAALVETHFTYEEKRIVSALNALEVPGWDHTRPTFLLTDEES, via the coding sequence TTGACCACATCACACGGGCGCCTGACAGCCTTCGGCAACCAGTTGATCGAAGTACACCTCTGGCTCCGCGAGGAGCTCGCAGCGCTGCGTCAGGACGTCGACTCCTATCTCTCCGGCGACACCCGAGTCCGCGAGTTGCGGACCCACTGCCTGACCTTCTGCTCGGCACTGGACCGGCACCACAACGGCGAGAACGACTTCGCCTTCACCGAGATCGCCGGGCACTTCCCCGAACTGAGCCCCGTACTCGAGGAGTTGCGGCGCGACCACCGGCTGGTGGACGACTCCCTGCAACGGCTCGAGCGGCTCGTCGGCGCACTGGACCGGGAGTCCGACCCCACCGAATTCCGGCGCGAGTTGGACAGTCTCGCCGCGCTCGTCGAGACGCACTTCACCTATGAGGAGAAGCGGATCGTCTCAGCGCTGAACGCGCTGGAGGTGCCGGGCTGGGACCACACCCGGCCCACGTTCCTCCTCACCGACGAGGAGAGCTGA
- a CDS encoding BlaI/MecI/CopY family transcriptional regulator, whose amino-acid sequence MSENTATSTELTSQYTAQVTTDLERNLKEQERIHQEIAALQQQLATLQHDHSVLVNMHQALGLTVPTAEPVPTVEPEPEPTAEADTSPAPAPAKKAGTRRSRQPKKATTSKAPKTPKAPKASTSTAAKSEAKSGEPTLVSLIRDHLAAQSEPRSTAEIAAAMGQTHPDRGIKATVVRTTLEGLVAKGLVQRVKQGSSVYYTASDAGQPAEEQASTDAQTDTAK is encoded by the coding sequence ATGTCCGAGAACACCGCCACGTCCACGGAACTAACGTCCCAGTACACCGCCCAGGTAACCACCGACCTTGAGCGCAACCTCAAAGAGCAAGAGCGCATCCACCAGGAAATCGCCGCCCTGCAGCAGCAGTTGGCCACCTTGCAGCATGACCACTCGGTACTCGTGAACATGCACCAGGCACTCGGCCTCACTGTGCCCACCGCCGAGCCCGTGCCCACCGTCGAGCCCGAGCCCGAGCCCACCGCCGAGGCTGACACCTCCCCCGCACCGGCTCCCGCCAAGAAGGCCGGCACCCGTCGGTCCCGCCAGCCGAAGAAGGCCACCACTTCCAAGGCTCCCAAGACTCCCAAAGCTCCCAAGGCCTCCACGTCGACCGCCGCGAAGTCCGAAGCCAAGTCCGGGGAGCCCACGCTGGTCAGCTTGATCCGCGACCACCTCGCCGCACAGAGCGAACCCCGCTCCACGGCCGAGATCGCCGCCGCGATGGGCCAGACCCACCCTGACCGCGGTATCAAGGCCACCGTGGTGCGGACCACCCTTGAAGGGCTCGTGGCCAAGGGCCTGGTTCAGCGCGTCAAGCAGGGCAGTTCGGTCTACTACACCGCCTCCGACGCGGGACAGCCCGCCGAGGAGCAGGCGTCGACGGACGCGCAGACCGACACCGCCAAGTAA
- a CDS encoding alpha/beta hydrolase, whose translation MAAVVLVHGLYHRPEHFALVAERLRSSGTDVVVPELHRGSLRADTAAVQAVIDSLHEPPIVLGHSYGGSVITGVRGAGHLIYLAAFVLDTGESAAGLGGASPQLQDAINPEPDGSTSLDPDRAVDTLYGDCPEPLAAWAVGLLRAQAPGCGRGIPAHQSWKHTASTYVVCAQDRAIDPDLQRKMAARCTEVHEWQTGHSPFVGRPDLIVDLLGSHTRRRARR comes from the coding sequence TTGGCCGCCGTGGTGCTCGTTCACGGCCTGTACCACCGCCCCGAGCACTTCGCCCTGGTCGCAGAACGCCTGCGGAGCTCGGGAACCGACGTCGTCGTTCCCGAGCTCCACCGGGGCTCGTTGCGCGCTGACACAGCAGCGGTCCAGGCGGTCATCGACTCGTTGCACGAGCCTCCGATCGTGCTCGGCCACTCCTACGGCGGATCAGTGATCACCGGAGTGCGCGGAGCGGGACACTTGATCTATCTGGCGGCCTTCGTCCTGGACACCGGTGAGAGTGCGGCCGGTCTGGGCGGGGCGTCCCCGCAGCTCCAGGACGCGATCAACCCTGAGCCCGACGGCTCGACCAGCCTGGACCCCGACCGTGCCGTCGACACCCTCTACGGCGACTGCCCCGAACCTCTCGCCGCCTGGGCGGTCGGTCTGCTGCGTGCGCAAGCCCCCGGCTGCGGGCGCGGAATCCCCGCGCACCAGAGCTGGAAGCACACTGCCTCCACTTACGTCGTCTGCGCGCAGGACCGGGCCATCGACCCGGACCTGCAACGCAAGATGGCCGCTCGCTGCACCGAGGTGCACGAGTGGCAGACGGGCCACTCCCCGTTCGTAGGACGGCCCGACCTCATCGTCGACCTCCTGGGGTCACACACGCGCCGCCGGGCACGACGGTGA
- a CDS encoding M4 family metallopeptidase: MPLRHRALVRRRRATALALTAVGSLLALSAPDIAVAAPADPGPTKITATPRAGAAQPSLTPARRTALMKSARSAAAGTARHIGLGAKEKLVVKDVIKDADGTLHTRYERTYAGLPVLGGDLVVHDRSGRTTVTKANAARLQVPSLSPKISAAGAAAKALAVSKNADVKGSETEQAPRLVVWAGSGKPVLAWETVVEGVQEDGTPSELQIVSDAATGKQLQAAEQVHTGSGTGQYAGEVPLGSTLSGSTYQLVDPDRAGQKTYDLNQGTSGTGALFTDDNDVWGDGQPSNRQTAGVDVAFGAAATWDYFKDNHGRNGIRNDGVAAYSRAHYGNNYVNAFWQDSCFCMTYGDGSGNTHPLTALDVAAHEMSHGVTAATAGLVYSGESGGLNEATSDIFAAAVEFSENLPADPADYLVGEKIDINGDGTPLRYMDKPSKDGDSRDNWSPTLGGIDVHYSSGPANHFFYLLSEGSGAKTVNGVDYDSPTYDGQPVTGIGVQNAAAIWYRALTTYMTSTTDYAGARTATLSATADLFGAYSPTYLAVADAWAATNVGNRIALGVNLAPTADQISGVNQTVSLQLDAYTTNTGASLTYEASGLPDGLSISPSGLISGTPTTLGTNDVTITVTDSTGATASDTFTWQIAYVYANATRVDIPDNGAAVESPVTITGRDGNASATTTVYVNIVHTYRGDLTVDLVGPNGTVYSLLNRTGGSADNVDQTFTVDASAQPLNGTWTLRVQDRASIDIGYIARWQLTP; the protein is encoded by the coding sequence TTGCCCCTGCGACACCGCGCTCTTGTCCGGCGCAGACGCGCCACCGCCCTCGCCCTCACGGCCGTAGGGTCCCTGCTCGCCCTGTCCGCCCCCGACATCGCCGTCGCGGCCCCGGCGGACCCGGGCCCCACGAAGATCACCGCCACCCCCCGGGCCGGCGCCGCCCAGCCTTCTCTGACACCCGCCCGCCGCACCGCCCTGATGAAGAGCGCCCGGTCCGCGGCGGCCGGCACGGCGCGGCACATCGGCCTCGGCGCCAAGGAGAAGCTCGTCGTCAAGGACGTCATCAAGGACGCCGACGGCACCCTGCACACCCGCTACGAGCGCACCTACGCCGGACTGCCCGTCCTCGGCGGCGACCTGGTCGTCCACGACAGGAGCGGCCGTACGACCGTCACCAAGGCGAACGCGGCCCGCCTCCAGGTGCCTTCGCTCAGCCCGAAGATCTCGGCCGCCGGCGCCGCCGCCAAGGCCCTCGCTGTCTCGAAGAACGCCGACGTCAAGGGTTCCGAGACGGAACAGGCGCCCCGCCTGGTGGTCTGGGCCGGCAGCGGCAAGCCCGTACTGGCCTGGGAAACCGTCGTCGAGGGCGTCCAGGAGGACGGCACCCCCAGCGAACTCCAGATCGTCAGCGACGCCGCCACCGGCAAGCAGCTCCAGGCCGCCGAGCAGGTGCACACCGGCTCCGGCACGGGCCAGTACGCCGGCGAAGTCCCGCTGGGCAGCACTCTGTCCGGGTCGACGTACCAGCTCGTCGACCCCGACCGCGCCGGACAGAAGACGTACGACCTCAACCAGGGCACCTCGGGCACCGGCGCCCTGTTCACGGACGACAACGATGTCTGGGGCGATGGCCAGCCGTCCAACCGCCAGACCGCTGGCGTCGACGTGGCCTTCGGCGCCGCGGCCACCTGGGACTACTTCAAGGACAACCACGGCCGCAACGGCATCCGCAACGACGGTGTCGCCGCCTACAGCCGCGCCCACTACGGCAACAACTACGTCAACGCCTTCTGGCAGGACTCCTGCTTCTGCATGACGTACGGCGACGGCTCGGGCAACACCCACCCGCTGACCGCGCTCGACGTGGCCGCCCACGAGATGAGCCACGGGGTCACCGCCGCCACCGCGGGCCTGGTGTACTCGGGCGAGTCCGGCGGCCTCAACGAAGCGACCTCCGACATCTTCGCCGCCGCCGTCGAGTTCTCCGAGAACCTCCCGGCCGACCCCGCCGACTACCTCGTCGGCGAGAAGATCGACATCAATGGTGACGGCACCCCGCTGCGCTACATGGACAAGCCCTCCAAGGACGGTGACTCCCGCGACAACTGGAGTCCCACCCTGGGCGGCATCGACGTCCACTACTCCTCCGGCCCCGCCAACCACTTCTTCTACCTGCTCTCCGAGGGCAGCGGCGCCAAGACCGTCAACGGCGTGGACTACGACAGCCCGACGTACGACGGCCAACCTGTCACCGGCATCGGCGTCCAGAACGCCGCCGCCATCTGGTACCGCGCACTCACGACGTACATGACCTCGACGACCGACTACGCCGGCGCCCGCACCGCCACCCTGTCGGCCACCGCCGACCTGTTCGGCGCCTACAGCCCCACCTACCTCGCCGTCGCCGACGCCTGGGCCGCGACGAACGTCGGCAACCGCATCGCCCTCGGCGTCAATCTCGCCCCGACCGCCGACCAGATCAGTGGCGTCAACCAGACCGTCAGCCTCCAGCTGGACGCCTACACCACCAACACCGGCGCCTCCCTGACCTACGAGGCCTCCGGCCTGCCCGACGGCCTCAGCATCAGCCCGAGCGGCCTGATCAGCGGCACACCCACCACCCTCGGCACCAACGACGTCACAATCACCGTGACCGACAGCACCGGGGCGACCGCCTCGGACACCTTCACCTGGCAGATCGCCTACGTCTACGCCAACGCCACCCGCGTGGACATCCCCGACAACGGCGCCGCCGTCGAGTCGCCGGTGACCATCACGGGCCGCGACGGCAACGCCTCCGCGACCACCACGGTCTACGTCAACATCGTCCACACCTACCGCGGTGACCTCACCGTCGACCTCGTCGGCCCGAACGGCACCGTCTACTCCCTGCTCAACCGCACGGGCGGATCCGCCGACAACGTCGACCAGACCTTCACGGTCGACGCCTCCGCACAACCGCTCAACGGCACCTGGACCCTGCGCGTGCAGGACCGGGCGTCCATCGACATCGGGTACATCGCGCGCTGGCAGTTGACCCCCTGA